AAAAGTTGTACGGCCGGGTCATGACCTCACTTCTTGGCCGGGGCCTGGGCCGGGGAAGAGGCCGCGCCGGACGCCGGCACCGCCGCCCGCAGCCGCTTGTCCAGCGACTGCTCCAGCGCGCGCACCTTGGGCTCGACCACCGGGCGCGCCTCGGCCACCAGCTTCTCCGTCAACGACCGCTGGGCCTCGGGCAGCATCTGCTGGTACTTGCGGAAGATGGGCGACTCCAGCCAGGTGGCGAGCTGCTTCAGCTCGTCCTCGCTGAAGCGCTCCTCCAGCAGCGGGCCGAGGATGCCAGGAGCCAGCTTCGCCGCACGCTCGCGCACCTGCGGCGCCGTCTCCTCGACGTACTTGCGGATGTCGGCCTGCATCTCGCGCGCCAGCGCCTCGCGCTTGTCCGGCGGCACC
The sequence above is a segment of the Aquabacterium sp. J223 genome. Coding sequences within it:
- a CDS encoding DUF2059 domain-containing protein, with the protein product MKIHPVSRAVWRGVALAGLLTLPLAAAAQSAPAEGGAKKELAQRVVKGQLPAIEALGQSLAEQPAAQLGQRAGQVLQAVPPDKREALAREMQADIRKYVEETAPQVRERAAKLAPGILGPLLEERFSEDELKQLATWLESPIFRKYQQMLPEAQRSLTEKLVAEARPVVEPKVRALEQSLDKRLRAAVPASGAASSPAQAPAKK